In one Candidatus Parvarchaeota archaeon genomic region, the following are encoded:
- a CDS encoding acetaldehyde dehydrogenase (acetylating), translating to MEKLKVAILGTGNIGSDLLAKVMRSKYLECALFVGQNNDSEGMKKAQALGIKTSDQSIGAIEQNPGCCSIVFDATSAPAHMKHAPILERLGKFTLDLTPAKTGKMCIPILNLEQCLGCSDVNMVSCGGQSSIPVAYALAQSCPKVGYIELATSIASKSAGPGTRINLDEYIETTRKGIEVFTGVKRAKAILNLNPAVPPIDMHNTLYMEMDNKPDMETIRKNVVEMIGRMQKFTPGIKLVAGPVWEEGRVTVITDIVGAGDFLPRYAGNLDIMTCAAVAVAEEYAKKAASEKGQ from the coding sequence ATGGAAAAGCTGAAAGTTGCGATTTTAGGGACAGGAAACATAGGCTCAGACCTTCTTGCAAAAGTCATGCGCTCAAAATACCTTGAGTGCGCATTGTTTGTTGGCCAGAACAATGACTCTGAAGGGATGAAAAAAGCGCAGGCGCTTGGCATTAAAACCTCGGACCAGTCCATTGGGGCCATAGAGCAAAACCCCGGGTGTTGCAGCATTGTGTTTGATGCCACAAGCGCGCCTGCGCACATGAAGCATGCCCCGATACTTGAAAGGCTTGGCAAATTCACACTTGACCTGACCCCTGCAAAGACGGGCAAGATGTGCATACCCATACTCAACCTTGAGCAGTGCCTTGGGTGCAGCGACGTGAATATGGTGTCGTGCGGCGGCCAGTCTTCAATTCCAGTTGCATATGCGCTTGCGCAAAGCTGCCCAAAAGTCGGATACATAGAGCTTGCCACAAGCATTGCCTCAAAGTCTGCGGGTCCAGGGACCAGGATAAATCTGGACGAGTATATTGAAACGACTCGAAAGGGCATTGAGGTTTTTACAGGCGTGAAGAGGGCAAAGGCGATATTGAACTTGAACCCTGCGGTGCCGCCAATAGACATGCACAACACGCTTTACATGGAAATGGACAACAAGCCTGACATGGAAACAATCAGGAAAAACGTTGTTGAAATGATTGGCAGGATGCAAAAGTTCACGCCAGGAATAAAGCTTGTTGCAGGGCCGGTTTGGGAGGAAGGGCGCGTGACTGTGATTACAGACATAGTCGGAGCCGGGGATTTTCTTCCAAGATATGCAGGCAACTTGGACATCATGACATGCGCAGCAGTTGCGGTTGCGGAGGAGTATGCAAAAAAGGCCGCAAGCGAAAAAGGCCAATGA